Within Verrucomicrobiota bacterium, the genomic segment TCTCAGGAACCAACACTTTGCTTTGCATGGCTGCATCGGCATTGGCTGAACCCGACAGCCCTCCCATCAAGGTCGATAGAACGATGTTCACATGCCCCAGCCCACCGCTCATGTGTCCGGTTAATGCATCGGCCAGGGCCATAAGCCGTTTCGTAATTCCACCGTAATTCATGACCACACCTGCAGTGATAAAGAAAGGTACGGCCAGCAGAGGAAATGAATGAGTAGAGGAAACCATCTTTTGCACAAATACAGCCGGAGGTAACCCCGAGGTGTAGAGAAAGTAGGCCAGCGAACTAATAGCAATGGAGTAACCAACCGGAACGTTGATGGCGAACAGAAGAAAGAGAAGCAGGATGGGTAAATACTCCATCATCAATGCTCCCCCAATCGGATTCGGACATGACCCCTGAGGATGGTAAACTGATGCATCAACATCAGGGCAAAACTTACGGGCACCGCGGAGTAGAAACAGGTGTTCGGAAGCCTCATAATGGAGGTTGGTTGCGCAAAAGACTCAATTGAGAAAATGACTCCGTACACCACCATGTATCCCAAAAACACCAACAGTATAAAATGGGCCGTTAAACCAACCATCCATCGAACCTGTCGTGATAAATGATTCACCAACAAATCAATTCCAATATGCATCTTCTTTCTGAACGCCACGCTGGCACCAAGAAACACCAGCCAGGTAAAAGCGATCGCTGCCAACTCATTGGTCCAGACTGGCGGATCACCAAACAGATAACGCATCAGCACACCATAGCTGACGCTCAGAATAACTACGACCAAAGCAACGCAGCTCAGGAAGGTATCAAGATTCCAAAATAATCTCCCAAGAATATTCTTCATAGCTAGATATTGACTTTACCAATGCGTTTCAAAAATTCGAGATGTAATGAAGAGCAAGGCGCAGTCTGCAAGCAAGAGCGGGAGCGTAGAAAACTACGTGACCAAACGGTTTGCTGGCTGGAACACAGCTCTTCGTGCATGTCGAATTTAGCCTTCGAATGTGCTTTTTCTGGGAGACCACTTTCTTTCAGATTTCCATATCCGATTTTAATCCTCATTACACAAAGATTCTAAATTGATTATTGCCTGCACTTTCGAAGGCATTTGAAACGCTTTGGGGTCATCGGTTCAGAATCTCTTGAATTTGATCGTGGAGCCCCGGACTCCAATCGGGATTCGTCAGATACACCGTTTCCGTTGCCTGGTGTAGGGAAGGATAGTCAATGTCTTCCACAATCTGGACACCTTTTGACCGGAGAAAATCCAGCTGTTTTTCCTCAGAAGAAACAGACAAGTCAGTCAAAAACTCACCCCATGCCTCCCCTTCTTCCATCAAAAGCTCCTGCACATCAATCGGAAGCGTCTCCCAGTATCTGCGACCCAGTACCATCCCGACAAAAGGCTTAAAGTGCCCGGTTGTGGACAGGACTTTCTGATGTTCATAAAGCCTGGATCCGATAAGGGAACCCAGGGGTGCTTCCGCAGCATCAACAACACCCTGCGCCAGGCCACTATACACTTCAGCCCAGGCCAAGGTGGTCGGATTTGCTCCCAAGGATTGAAAAGTCTTTACCCAGATCGTGTTAGGAGGAATTCGAATTTGCAGACCCGAAAAATCATCCAGATTTCGTATGGGTTTACTGGAAATAATATGCCGGGCTCCAAAATAACCATTTAAGGCAATGACCTTGAATCCTTTCTCATACAAGTCATCCATCTGCTCCCGGAACCATTCGGACTTCGTCACCTTATCGTAATCCTTGGTATTCTTCAAAAGATAGGGGCCCGCCAATACTCCAATTTCCGGCAGGTAGTCCGAGAGATAACCCGAATCAACGTTGGCGATTACCGAGGCTCCCAGTCTGGCCAGCTCATACACTTCCTTATTGGTACCCAACGCCGAAGCTTCGTAGACATGAACGACCACCCTCCCCTGACTTCTCTCCTCCACCCGGCTCGCAAAATGAAGAAACGATTCGTGAATGGGTTCATCCGAGGATTGAACATGCCCCAGCTTCAAGGTGAATTTCTCAGCCCGCAGAGCGGAAGTCGCTAAAACAAAGCATGCCAGCAATACACGAATAGATATTTGAAAAAAGTTAGAGTCCATTCAGTACATGCATAATCCACAAGACCAACCACCAGGTCAACCGTCGCATACGTCGCCCTTATCAGTTATTTAGATTATCTCTTTGTAACTAAAGCGGTAGGGCAACTGCGTCCTCGCAGTGCCGTGTATTTTCTGCGCGTTAGGCGGCGGAGCGAGGACGCTCTCGCCCTACCTTTTTATTGCACGGGTTGCGAACATGCTTACTCCTACCCCTTGACTCGGATAATTGAATCCGGCTAACTAGCAAACCACCCGAAACTCCAAACTCACCAAAAAACTCTACACCAAAATGCCCCCAACTCTCACTCCACAACAAGTTAGCTCTTACGAACGCGACGGTATCCTCTTTCCCATCGATGTACTTTCTCCAGCCGAAGTTTCCAGGATGGCAAACGGACTCAGTGAAATAGAACAGCGCATGGGAGGTAAGCCCAAAACCGTAGACTTTCACCAGCTGTTCCTGAACTTCCGCTGGGCCTACGACCTGGTGACTCATCCCAAGGTGCTGGACGCAGTGGAATCTATTCTGGGACCTGATGTATTGTTGTGGGCGACCAGTGTATTTGCCAAACGACCACACGATCCCGGATTCATTTCCTGGCACCAGGACGCTACCTATTGGGGCCTCGATTCAGGAAACGTAGTCACCGCCTGGATCGCCCTGACCGAAAGCTCAATGGACAACGGCTGCATGCGCGTTGCAGCGGGATCTCATAAGATGACCATCCAGCCTCACCGCGACACCTATGCCGAAAACAACCTACTCAGTCGTGGGCAGGAAATTGCCGTCGAAGTATCGGACGACGAGGCCACCGATGTGATTTTGGCTCCCGGTCAAATGTCGCTTCACCACGTCAACATTGTGCACGGGTCACTGCCGAATTCCAGCGAGAAGAAACGCATCGGTTTTGTAGCACGCTACATGACACCTTCGGTGAAGCACAACGATTACCACCAACCTGTCATTCTTGTTCGCGGGCAAGATACGTATGGGCATTTTAATCTTATGCAGGGTCCTCCAGATTCAGACGATCTGGACGTCGCAGTTGAGGCCCAGCTTCGAACTGCCCACGAACACGCTGCTGGAACGCGTAAAAATACGGGTGCTTACGAGCAGCCTGAGAAGTAAGTAAACAAAGGAAGTATTAATAGACGATGCACCGAAACCAACCAATGAACCGACGCCGATTCCTAATGGCTGCCTCAACCACAGCTGCCGCAACCACCCTGGGTATCCACGATACGAAAGCAGCCGCCCACTCTTCGAGGAGCGGAATGAAAATTACCGATCTAAAAATGGTGCGGTCCGCCCCACCCCGTGACGG encodes:
- a CDS encoding phytanoyl-CoA dioxygenase family protein, producing MPPTLTPQQVSSYERDGILFPIDVLSPAEVSRMANGLSEIEQRMGGKPKTVDFHQLFLNFRWAYDLVTHPKVLDAVESILGPDVLLWATSVFAKRPHDPGFISWHQDATYWGLDSGNVVTAWIALTESSMDNGCMRVAAGSHKMTIQPHRDTYAENNLLSRGQEIAVEVSDDEATDVILAPGQMSLHHVNIVHGSLPNSSEKKRIGFVARYMTPSVKHNDYHQPVILVRGQDTYGHFNLMQGPPDSDDLDVAVEAQLRTAHEHAAGTRKNTGAYEQPEK
- a CDS encoding TRAP transporter small permease; this translates as MKNILGRLFWNLDTFLSCVALVVVILSVSYGVLMRYLFGDPPVWTNELAAIAFTWLVFLGASVAFRKKMHIGIDLLVNHLSRQVRWMVGLTAHFILLVFLGYMVVYGVIFSIESFAQPTSIMRLPNTCFYSAVPVSFALMLMHQFTILRGHVRIRLGEH
- a CDS encoding C4-dicarboxylate TRAP transporter substrate-binding protein — encoded protein: MDSNFFQISIRVLLACFVLATSALRAEKFTLKLGHVQSSDEPIHESFLHFASRVEERSQGRVVVHVYEASALGTNKEVYELARLGASVIANVDSGYLSDYLPEIGVLAGPYLLKNTKDYDKVTKSEWFREQMDDLYEKGFKVIALNGYFGARHIISSKPIRNLDDFSGLQIRIPPNTIWVKTFQSLGANPTTLAWAEVYSGLAQGVVDAAEAPLGSLIGSRLYEHQKVLSTTGHFKPFVGMVLGRRYWETLPIDVQELLMEEGEAWGEFLTDLSVSSEEKQLDFLRSKGVQIVEDIDYPSLHQATETVYLTNPDWSPGLHDQIQEILNR